The following coding sequences lie in one Yoonia sp. G8-12 genomic window:
- a CDS encoding Gfo/Idh/MocA family protein: MDTVNYGLIGCGMMAREHILNINLLPQGRVSVVYDPVTELAASAAILAEDAHVAGSLEELLAFKDLDAVVIVSPNYLHVQQLRQIATTRPLPILCEKPLYTDPADAPVLEALFKDYPYPVWVAMEYRYMPPVAALIAQAEQATGGIKMLTIREHRFPFLPKIGDWNRFNAKTGGTLVEKCCHFFDLMRLILDDEPIRVMASAGQSLNHIDERYDGKAPDIWDNGYVILDFAKGARALLELCMFAEGSKYQEEISAVGPKGKIEALVPGPGRFWPQLLGAPPVPQMIISPRAPKGPYVSEIPVDPTLLEAGDHNGSTFYQHQRFNAVVRGEGAVEVTLADGAKAVAIGMAAQESARTGQAVTL, from the coding sequence GTGGATACGGTAAATTACGGCCTGATTGGCTGCGGCATGATGGCCCGCGAACATATTTTGAATATCAATCTGCTGCCGCAGGGCCGGGTGTCGGTCGTTTATGATCCGGTGACCGAATTGGCGGCGTCTGCCGCAATTCTGGCCGAAGATGCCCATGTTGCGGGGTCGCTGGAAGAATTGTTGGCGTTCAAAGATCTTGATGCAGTGGTGATCGTCAGCCCCAATTACCTGCATGTGCAGCAGTTGCGCCAGATCGCCACGACGCGGCCCTTGCCGATCTTATGCGAAAAGCCGCTCTATACCGATCCTGCCGATGCGCCGGTGTTGGAGGCCCTTTTCAAGGATTACCCGTACCCAGTCTGGGTTGCGATGGAATACCGCTATATGCCCCCCGTTGCCGCTTTGATTGCGCAGGCCGAACAGGCCACTGGCGGCATCAAGATGCTGACCATCCGTGAACACCGCTTTCCGTTTTTGCCCAAGATCGGCGACTGGAACCGCTTTAATGCCAAGACCGGCGGCACTTTGGTGGAAAAATGCTGTCACTTCTTTGATCTGATGCGCCTGATCTTGGACGATGAACCGATCCGCGTGATGGCCAGTGCGGGCCAATCGCTGAACCATATTGATGAGCGCTATGACGGCAAGGCGCCCGATATTTGGGACAACGGCTATGTGATTTTGGACTTTGCCAAGGGCGCGCGGGCATTGCTGGAACTGTGCATGTTCGCGGAAGGCTCAAAATACCAAGAGGAAATCAGCGCCGTTGGTCCCAAAGGCAAGATCGAGGCGCTGGTGCCGGGGCCGGGGCGGTTCTGGCCGCAACTGCTGGGTGCCCCGCCGGTGCCGCAGATGATTATCAGTCCACGCGCGCCCAAGGGGCCCTATGTGTCGGAAATTCCCGTTGATCCCACGTTGCTCGAAGCCGGCGATCACAACGGATCGACCTTCTATCAGCATCAGCGGTTCAATGCCGTCGTGCGCGGTGAGGGGGCGGTTGAGGTGACTTTGGCCGATGGTGCAAAGGCAGTTGCAATCGGGATGGCCGCGCAGGAAAGCGCGCGGACGGGACAGGCAGTGACGCTCTAG
- a CDS encoding MBL fold metallo-hydrolase produces the protein MAENYVALLGTKGGPAIRPGSSMPTANLFCINGLQMVVDCGLGVTKGLVDQGMQLKDISLIFISHLHSDHYLELGPLIHTAWTAGLKTQVDIYGPVGIKTYWDGFLASMKADIDLRIADEGRPDLRTLVRMHDIDAGPVMERGGVTVTAMRTVHPPLIDCFAFSFKSAATHVVFSGDTAPIAALEDFARGADLLIHEAMLESALPALTKRVGNGSEKLMEHLLRSHSPADAAARTAANAGVKRLALCHLIPSDDPDYGIDDWHSAVAGYFDGTLIVGTDGVRIDL, from the coding sequence ATGGCAGAGAATTACGTAGCCCTTCTGGGCACCAAAGGCGGCCCCGCCATCCGGCCCGGTTCGTCGATGCCCACTGCGAACCTGTTCTGCATCAATGGTCTGCAAATGGTGGTGGATTGCGGGTTGGGCGTGACCAAAGGGCTGGTGGATCAGGGGATGCAACTCAAAGACATCTCGCTGATCTTCATCAGCCACCTGCATTCGGATCATTACCTCGAACTCGGCCCGCTCATCCACACGGCCTGGACAGCGGGTCTAAAAACCCAAGTGGATATCTACGGACCCGTCGGCATCAAAACCTATTGGGATGGCTTTCTAGCATCCATGAAAGCCGACATCGACCTGCGCATCGCCGATGAAGGACGCCCGGACCTGCGCACCTTGGTGCGCATGCACGACATTGATGCAGGCCCCGTGATGGAACGCGGCGGTGTGACAGTGACGGCGATGCGCACGGTCCACCCGCCCCTGATTGATTGCTTTGCTTTCTCTTTCAAATCCGCCGCCACCCATGTCGTCTTTTCGGGCGACACAGCGCCCATCGCAGCGCTCGAGGACTTTGCGCGCGGTGCCGACCTGTTGATCCACGAAGCCATGCTGGAATCCGCACTGCCTGCACTGACAAAACGCGTTGGAAACGGGTCGGAAAAACTGATGGAACATTTGCTGCGGTCCCATAGCCCTGCCGATGCAGCCGCCAGAACCGCCGCCAATGCGGGGGTCAAGCGACTGGCCCTGTGCCACCTGATACCCTCGGATGATCCCGACTACGGCATCGATGATTGGCACAGCGCGGTGGCAGGCTATTTCGACGGGACATTGATTGTCGGAACAGATGGAGTAAGGATCGACCTTTAA
- a CDS encoding 3-carboxy-cis,cis-muconate cycloisomerase produces the protein MTGFTHHPWLKGLLGDSKAAAIWGPEQQMQHMLAFEAAFTRALGSAGQISADQATQIAKLITDFAPDLDAINSAAMRDGVPVPELVAQLKRAAGADAGAVHTGATSQDVIDTALALTIKAFNVLLADRMTTLATDFETLSHQFRDRTIMGRTRMQAALPIAFSDRLVTWSHPLARHAARLERLRPEIEVLSLGGAVGNRAALGDHGDAIAAAMATDLVLFNPAKAPHAMRDHIADYANLLSLITGSLGKMGQDICLMAQQGIEEIGLECGGASSAMPHKQNPVLAELLVSNARFNATQLAGMHHALIHEQERSGAAWVLEWMILPQMAQVTARSLSAALELATRITRIG, from the coding sequence ATGACAGGGTTCACGCACCATCCATGGCTCAAAGGATTGCTTGGCGATAGCAAAGCCGCCGCGATCTGGGGGCCAGAGCAGCAGATGCAGCACATGCTGGCATTTGAAGCAGCCTTTACGCGCGCCTTGGGGAGTGCTGGCCAGATCAGCGCGGATCAGGCCACGCAGATCGCCAAGCTGATCACAGATTTCGCGCCCGATCTTGACGCGATCAACAGCGCAGCAATGCGCGACGGCGTGCCGGTCCCTGAACTGGTGGCGCAGCTGAAACGCGCAGCAGGGGCAGATGCGGGTGCGGTCCATACAGGGGCCACATCGCAGGATGTGATCGACACTGCGCTGGCGCTAACCATCAAGGCATTCAACGTCCTGCTTGCAGATCGGATGACTACGCTTGCCACGGACTTTGAAACCCTCTCACACCAGTTTCGCGACCGCACGATCATGGGGCGCACCCGCATGCAAGCGGCCTTGCCCATCGCCTTTTCAGACCGGCTCGTCACGTGGTCCCACCCCTTGGCGCGGCATGCTGCGCGGCTCGAACGCCTGCGCCCCGAGATCGAGGTGCTCAGCCTTGGCGGCGCGGTCGGGAATCGGGCGGCGCTGGGGGACCACGGCGATGCAATCGCTGCTGCTATGGCCACGGACCTTGTGCTGTTCAATCCGGCGAAAGCCCCCCACGCAATGCGGGACCATATCGCCGACTATGCCAATCTTTTGTCGCTGATCACCGGCAGCTTGGGCAAGATGGGACAAGACATTTGCCTGATGGCACAACAAGGCATCGAAGAGATCGGTCTCGAATGCGGCGGCGCGTCCTCTGCCATGCCACACAAACAAAACCCGGTGCTGGCCGAACTGCTGGTCAGCAACGCGCGCTTCAATGCAACACAGCTTGCAGGCATGCATCATGCGTTGATCCATGAACAGGAACGGTCGGGTGCGGCATGGGTGCTGGAATGGATGATCCTGCCACAAATGGCACAAGTGACCGCACGCAGCCTATCCGCAGCACTTGAACTAGCCACCCGCATCACGCGGATCGGATAG
- a CDS encoding 3-keto-5-aminohexanoate cleavage protein yields the protein MTTPCIICLAITGSVPTQTDNPAVPVTITEQIESTHAAFEAGATIAHCHVRDNAGTPTSDPDRFARLKKGIEKHCPGMIVQLSTGGRSGAGKERGSMLPLAPDMASLSVGSNNFPTRIYEHSPDLVDLLAAEMRTYTIKPEIEAFDLSHIVQATRMVSDGRHPRPAKECCVIARNADCGPQTCGRSKPRSA from the coding sequence TTGACGACCCCCTGCATCATCTGTCTGGCCATCACCGGCTCTGTGCCGACACAAACCGATAATCCGGCGGTGCCCGTCACGATCACTGAACAAATCGAAAGCACCCATGCCGCATTTGAGGCCGGTGCAACCATCGCCCATTGCCACGTCCGTGATAACGCGGGCACACCCACTTCTGATCCCGACCGTTTTGCGCGGCTGAAAAAGGGCATTGAAAAACACTGCCCCGGCATGATCGTGCAACTGTCCACCGGCGGGCGGTCTGGTGCCGGCAAAGAACGGGGCAGCATGTTGCCTCTGGCCCCCGACATGGCCTCTCTGTCTGTCGGGTCCAACAACTTTCCCACGCGGATCTATGAGCACAGCCCCGATCTTGTGGATTTGCTGGCGGCGGAAATGCGCACCTACACCATCAAACCCGAGATCGAGGCCTTTGATCTCAGCCACATCGTCCAAGCCACCCGCATGGTAAGTGACGGGCGCCATCCTCGGCCTGCAAAGGAATGCTGCGTGATTGCCCGCAACGCGGACTGCGGCCCCCAAACTTGTGGCCGAAGCAAACCAAGAAGTGCATAA
- the pcaG gene encoding protocatechuate 3,4-dioxygenase subunit alpha, with protein sequence MTQSLNYLKETASQTAGPFVHIGLAPGDAGFDIYAQELGRDIAGPNAKGQRITVTGIATDGTGAPVKDVLIEVWQANAAGTYAGAGDVEDGFRGWGRVIPDFDTGIFTFDTIKPGPVAGTDGRTSAPHLNLWLVARGINVGLNTRMYFDDEGGNASDPVLNLIEQAHRRDTLIAKGDGATYHFSISLQGPDETVFFDV encoded by the coding sequence ATGACCCAATCACTCAATTACCTCAAAGAGACCGCCTCGCAGACAGCAGGCCCCTTTGTGCATATCGGCCTCGCGCCCGGCGATGCAGGGTTTGATATCTACGCGCAAGAACTGGGCCGTGACATTGCCGGACCCAACGCCAAGGGCCAACGGATCACAGTGACAGGCATCGCGACGGATGGCACCGGCGCGCCTGTCAAAGATGTCCTGATCGAGGTCTGGCAGGCCAACGCCGCTGGCACATACGCAGGCGCGGGCGACGTGGAGGACGGCTTTCGCGGCTGGGGCCGTGTGATCCCCGACTTCGACACCGGCATTTTCACTTTTGACACCATCAAGCCCGGCCCGGTGGCGGGAACCGACGGGCGCACATCGGCACCGCATCTGAACCTCTGGCTGGTGGCGCGCGGCATCAATGTCGGGCTGAACACACGCATGTACTTCGATGATGAGGGCGGCAACGCCAGCGATCCGGTGCTGAACCTGATCGAACAGGCGCACCGGCGCGACACGCTGATCGCCAAGGGCGACGGAGCAACCTATCACTTCAGTATAAGCCTGCAAGGCCCTGATGAAACTGTCTTTTTTGACGTGTAA
- the pcaC gene encoding 4-carboxymuconolactone decarboxylase: MADRFDKGMTTRRAVLGDAHVDKAEAAKTDFDLPFQTLITEAAWGTVWASDAITPRERSMLTLALLAATRNFEEIPMHIRATANTGASKQDVIEAFQHVAIYAGVPAANHAIKLAKQTYAEMEGDQT, encoded by the coding sequence ATGGCTGACCGGTTTGACAAAGGCATGACGACACGGCGCGCCGTTCTGGGCGACGCACATGTGGACAAGGCAGAAGCCGCCAAAACCGACTTTGATCTGCCCTTCCAGACGCTGATCACCGAAGCCGCATGGGGCACGGTCTGGGCATCGGATGCGATCACGCCGCGCGAACGCTCGATGCTGACTTTGGCACTGCTGGCTGCGACCAGGAACTTTGAAGAAATCCCGATGCATATCCGCGCCACAGCAAACACCGGGGCCAGCAAGCAAGACGTGATCGAAGCGTTTCAGCATGTGGCGATCTATGCCGGCGTGCCTGCGGCCAATCATGCGATCAAGCTTGCCAAACAAACCTATGCCGAAATGGAAGGGGATCAGACGTGA
- the pobA gene encoding 4-hydroxybenzoate 3-monooxygenase → MKTQVAIIGGGPSGLLLSQLLHTRGIESVVLERKTRDYVLGRIRAGVLEQGLVKLMEKAGCADRLHAEGILHDGTLISYGDQMFRVDFTEHTGTPVVVYGQTEVTRDLYDAREKAGGQIAFNVEDVLIHDADTDTPSITYMVDGQAQRLECDFIAGCDGFHGVSRQAIPLDVRREYEKVYPFGWLGILSETPPVNHELIYANSPRGFALCSMRNENLSRYYIQCSLSDKPEDWTDAAFWQELKRRIPADQAANLVTGPSIEKSIAPLRSFVTEPMRWGRLFLCGDAAHIVPPTGAKGLNTAASDVHYLFEGLKAFYADGRTDGIDSYSQKALARVWKAERFSWWFSSLMHRYPDQSAFDLKMQVADLEFLASNKAAQKAMAENYVGLPY, encoded by the coding sequence ATGAAAACGCAGGTGGCAATCATTGGTGGCGGACCGTCAGGTCTTTTGTTGTCCCAACTGCTGCACACGCGCGGCATTGAAAGCGTCGTGTTGGAACGCAAGACACGCGACTACGTGCTGGGGCGCATTCGTGCTGGCGTTCTCGAGCAAGGACTCGTGAAACTTATGGAAAAAGCGGGCTGCGCCGACCGCTTGCATGCCGAGGGCATTTTGCACGACGGCACGCTGATTTCCTATGGCGATCAAATGTTCCGCGTCGATTTCACCGAGCACACCGGCACACCGGTCGTCGTCTACGGTCAGACCGAAGTGACGCGTGACCTTTATGATGCGCGCGAAAAAGCAGGCGGACAGATTGCATTCAATGTCGAAGACGTGCTGATCCACGATGCCGACACTGACACCCCATCCATCACCTATATGGTTGATGGCCAAGCGCAGCGGCTTGAGTGTGATTTCATCGCAGGTTGCGACGGGTTTCACGGCGTCAGCCGTCAGGCGATCCCGCTTGATGTGCGGCGCGAATATGAAAAGGTCTACCCTTTTGGCTGGCTCGGCATCCTGTCGGAAACCCCACCCGTGAACCACGAATTGATCTACGCCAATTCGCCCCGCGGCTTTGCACTTTGCTCGATGCGCAACGAAAACCTCAGCCGTTATTACATCCAATGCTCGCTCAGCGACAAACCCGAGGATTGGACGGACGCGGCATTCTGGCAAGAACTCAAGCGCCGCATCCCCGCCGATCAGGCCGCCAATTTGGTCACAGGCCCGTCGATTGAAAAATCCATCGCACCTTTGCGGTCTTTCGTGACCGAACCCATGCGCTGGGGGCGTTTGTTCCTATGTGGCGATGCTGCCCATATCGTGCCGCCTACAGGGGCCAAGGGCCTGAATACCGCAGCCTCTGATGTGCATTACCTCTTTGAAGGGCTCAAAGCGTTTTACGCCGACGGCCGCACCGACGGCATCGACAGCTATTCGCAAAAGGCGCTCGCCCGGGTGTGGAAAGCCGAACGCTTTAGCTGGTGGTTCTCGTCCCTGATGCACCGCTATCCCGATCAGTCAGCGTTTGATCTGAAAATGCAGGTCGCCGATCTGGAATTCCTGGCGTCCAACAAGGCCGCGCAAAAGGCGATGGCCGAAAACTATGTGGGCTTGCCGTATTGA
- a CDS encoding SDR family NAD(P)-dependent oxidoreductase: MQDWSGHGAIVTGGASGLGAATAQRLAASGLKVTIFDMNADAGQTQADAVGGSFASVDVTDPQSVADGIAKAEAAHGPARIVVNCAGIAPAAKTVSRGEAHDAAVFERVIRVNLIGSFNCASQAAARMVAADPIDADGARGVIINTASVAAFDGQIGQLAYAASKGGIVGMTLPMARDLADKGIRVCAIAPGLFLTPLLQGLPEEVQASLGAQVPFPSRLGDPGEYGEMVDHITRNPMLNGEVIRLDGAIRMAPR; this comes from the coding sequence ATGCAAGATTGGTCAGGACACGGTGCCATTGTCACCGGTGGCGCCTCGGGGCTTGGGGCCGCGACGGCACAACGGCTGGCTGCAAGCGGACTGAAAGTGACAATTTTCGACATGAACGCCGACGCAGGCCAGACGCAGGCGGACGCGGTTGGCGGCAGCTTTGCCTCCGTTGATGTCACTGACCCGCAATCTGTCGCGGACGGCATTGCCAAGGCCGAAGCCGCCCACGGCCCCGCCCGCATCGTGGTGAACTGCGCAGGCATTGCCCCGGCCGCCAAGACCGTATCACGCGGCGAAGCGCACGACGCTGCGGTGTTTGAACGCGTGATCCGCGTCAATCTGATTGGCAGCTTCAACTGCGCCAGCCAAGCCGCCGCACGGATGGTCGCAGCCGACCCGATTGACGCGGATGGCGCGCGCGGCGTGATTATCAACACCGCTTCGGTCGCCGCCTTCGACGGGCAGATCGGGCAACTGGCCTATGCGGCCAGCAAGGGCGGCATCGTTGGCATGACCCTGCCAATGGCGCGTGATCTGGCCGATAAGGGCATTCGTGTTTGCGCCATTGCACCCGGCCTGTTCCTGACCCCGCTGTTGCAGGGGCTACCGGAAGAGGTGCAGGCGTCACTGGGCGCACAGGTGCCCTTCCCCTCACGTCTGGGCGATCCAGGCGAATATGGCGAAATGGTCGATCACATCACCCGCAACCCGATGCTGAACGGCGAAGTCATCCGCCTTGACGGGGCGATCCGCATGGCACCACGCTAG
- a CDS encoding PAN/Apple domain-containing protein, with amino-acid sequence MTRSWISFLLVIFMAWGHSAAAQTSVPETRTIYERGFDLVATDLAQIFDTTLPACEAACVNMDACEAFTFNQQSNACFPKRDVTGVLPFEGAISGRVFPTDPLVLAGGGARIAELSFLREQDFALAAALTDISRQPLPDASRAQQAAWTRAVETDDAADWIVFGRTAAEQNTRIQDLVLPARVKAYLRALDAETRRLAAVEIAFALEDQGRGRSMIDALRLVQSLHFDRETAVQLDEAIGKYGFRVVDTTVESDSATPRVCAIFSEDLIKAGTDYTPFVQLPETQLVVTVDDRQLCVDGVAHGKRYRVVLREGLPAASGESLTRPVELTLYVRDRSPSVRFVGRAYVLPRLGDIAIPLETVNMTSVDLSLARVDDRNLMRTIQSGLLAQTSSYYDDSGLSDQIGANIWSGTAQVNQELNIDMLTRIPLGDVLRDEPAGLYALTATSPDGNRDIPSTRQWFVLSDIGVATYLGTDGLTVAVRGLGDAQAIVVADVTLVSRSNAILGTAQTDADGVARFEAGLVRGTGGDAPALLTVAQGPDMTFLSLTDPAFDLSDRGVEGREPSPRWMCFWPQIAALTVQVIPFT; translated from the coding sequence ATGACTCGTTCCTGGATTTCGTTTCTTTTGGTGATTTTCATGGCTTGGGGTCATAGTGCGGCCGCCCAAACCTCTGTTCCCGAAACCCGCACGATTTACGAGCGTGGTTTTGATCTGGTTGCGACCGATCTGGCGCAGATCTTTGATACGACACTGCCCGCGTGTGAGGCGGCTTGTGTGAATATGGATGCCTGCGAAGCGTTCACGTTCAATCAGCAGTCAAATGCCTGTTTTCCCAAAAGAGATGTGACCGGCGTTCTTCCATTTGAAGGGGCAATCTCGGGGCGTGTGTTTCCGACTGACCCCTTGGTTCTGGCCGGTGGCGGTGCGCGAATTGCCGAACTCTCTTTCTTGCGCGAGCAGGATTTTGCCCTCGCAGCGGCTTTGACAGACATATCGCGCCAACCTTTGCCCGATGCGTCGCGTGCGCAGCAGGCCGCCTGGACCAGGGCGGTTGAAACTGACGACGCCGCAGATTGGATCGTGTTTGGACGCACAGCCGCAGAACAGAACACGCGGATCCAAGACTTGGTATTGCCTGCACGTGTGAAGGCGTATTTGCGCGCGTTGGACGCGGAAACGCGCAGGCTTGCTGCGGTAGAGATTGCATTTGCGCTGGAAGATCAGGGGCGCGGCCGCTCCATGATTGATGCGTTGCGATTGGTGCAAAGCTTGCACTTTGATCGCGAAACCGCGGTGCAGCTGGACGAGGCGATTGGGAAATACGGGTTCCGCGTTGTTGATACCACCGTCGAAAGTGATAGCGCCACACCGCGCGTTTGCGCAATTTTCAGCGAAGACCTGATCAAAGCAGGGACCGATTACACCCCCTTCGTGCAGTTGCCTGAGACACAGTTGGTCGTCACCGTCGATGATCGCCAACTTTGTGTTGATGGCGTCGCACACGGCAAGCGTTATCGGGTCGTTCTGCGTGAGGGATTGCCGGCTGCAAGTGGTGAAAGCCTGACACGTCCGGTGGAGTTGACCCTTTATGTCCGTGACCGGTCCCCATCAGTGCGCTTTGTCGGTCGCGCTTATGTGTTGCCCCGCTTGGGGGACATTGCGATCCCGCTTGAGACCGTGAACATGACATCGGTGGATCTGTCGCTGGCCCGTGTCGATGACCGCAACCTGATGCGCACGATCCAGTCAGGTTTATTGGCGCAAACCAGCTCTTATTATGATGATAGCGGGCTTTCTGATCAGATCGGGGCAAATATCTGGTCGGGCACGGCACAGGTCAATCAAGAGCTGAACATTGATATGCTGACCCGCATTCCCCTTGGTGATGTGCTGCGTGATGAACCCGCAGGCCTTTATGCGCTGACCGCGACAAGCCCTGACGGCAATCGCGATATCCCCTCAACGCGCCAGTGGTTTGTGCTGTCTGATATCGGGGTTGCGACCTATCTGGGCACGGATGGGCTGACCGTGGCGGTGCGCGGTCTTGGCGATGCGCAGGCGATTGTAGTGGCGGATGTCACGTTGGTGTCGCGAAGCAATGCGATTTTGGGCACCGCACAGACCGACGCGGACGGTGTTGCGCGGTTTGAGGCGGGTCTGGTCCGTGGCACGGGCGGTGATGCACCGGCCCTTTTGACCGTAGCGCAGGGCCCAGACATGACGTTTTTGTCGTTGACCGATCCCGCCTTTGATCTGTCTGATCGCGGGGTTGAGGGGCGTGAACCCAGCCCCCGATGGATGTGTTTCTGGCCACAGATCGCGGCGCTTACCGTGCAGGTGATACCATTCACCTGA